The Chitinophaga caeni genome segment AGGCGCCGAAGTCATTATTGGCTAGCATTTTCCTGGCCATGAAAGAACCGGAAGTGCCCCCGATGCCGAAGAAAGCAGATGGAAGCCTAGACTCAACATATCCATACTTATATTATAAATCAAAATATTGGGATCACTTCAACTTTGCAGATGAAAGGCTGGTTCGCACGCCAATCATAGAAAATAAATTGGAGAAATATTTCAAGCAATTGGTACCGATGCACCCGGATTCGGTGATTGCTGCTTGTGATGACCTGATCGGTAGGGCGAGTAAGAACCCTGAAATGTTCAAATACTTCGTTTGGTGGTGTACTTATAAATACGAACAATCGCCTTACATGGGCTTCGACGCCGTTTTTGTTCACCTGGTAGAAAAATATTACGTGAGTGGAAAAGTAAACTGGATCTCGGATGAACAATTGAACAAGATCATCAACCGCGCATATAGTATGGCGCCTAACTTGATCGGGCAAAAAGCAGCGCCGCTAGAGCTGGAAGATTCATTATCCAAACCTGTATCCTTATATAATATCAAGGCAAAATATACGGTGCTCGTATTCTGGGACCCAACATGCGGGCATTGTAAAACGGAAATTCCCCGCCTGGACTCCGCGTATAAATCGAGCTGGAAAAATAAAGGGGTGAAAATCCTGGGTATTAAAACGGAAGGAACGAAAGAGCAGTGGGAACAATTCATTGCAGAATACAAGCTCGATTGGATCCATGCTTGGGATCCGCAGTATAAATCAAATTACCGCCGGCTATACGATGTTTACAGCACGCCCGTGGTGTACTTACTGGATGAAAATAAAAAGATCTTGGCAAAACGTTTGGCAGTAGAGCAGCTCGATGATTTTATCGATCATGTGGACAAGGCTAGCCGCGGGAATTAAATAATTTATTTGATATTACCCTTTATAATATATTTATTATCAAATTGATATAATTGATAACAAGTTCTTTGGCACAGTCTTTGGATTTTTAAAGACAACCAAAAAACTTGAATATGAGAAAGAAAATCCTGCTATCAATTGTTGCTTTGACATTTGCAGGGGCGTCTATGGCACAAGTTCGTGTTGGTATTAAAGGCGGATGGAACCTGGCAAATGTTACAAAAGATAATAACGGTTCAGTTGATAACAAAAACTCCCTTAGTTCATATAATATCGGTGTAATTGCCGATTTGCCCTTATCTGAAGTATTATCATTCCAACCGGGTATATTTTATACCGGGAAAGGTTCGAAATTGGAATCTGGAGATAAGAACAGCACTTTCTATAGCAAGTCTACTACTAACCCGATGTATATCGAGATCCCGTTAAACTTTCTTGGTAAAATTCCTATAGGCAATAATGCAAGGTTGTTTGCCGGTGTGGGGCCATATGCTGCCTTCGGCGTAGCCGGTAAAAATAAGTATGAATATATTGCCGCTGGTATTAATGTAAACGGTGAAGATAATATCAAGTGGGATGATGATACACCATTTAACGACGATGATCCGAATCAAGGTTGGGATAAATTCAAACGCTTTGATTACGGCGCAAACTTCTTAGCCGGTGTGGAAGTAGGGGATAATTTCCTGGTTTCCGCGCAATACGGACTTGGGTTAGCTAA includes the following:
- a CDS encoding TlpA family protein disulfide reductase, whose protein sequence is MQKLLFLLLGIFSAASMSAQGYEISVKVSPYTSGYYYLGHYMGKNTYLADSAKMDANGVAVIKGDKALIGGIYLIVMPGKQRYFEILLDKQQKFSIETDTSNFIQLAKFKNSPDNDLFYEYNRYLATEAAANEKLRKQFAAARTAADTAAVKEGEKAFGKRLQAHREDIIKKAPKSLLASIFLAMKEPEVPPMPKKADGSLDSTYPYLYYKSKYWDHFNFADERLVRTPIIENKLEKYFKQLVPMHPDSVIAACDDLIGRASKNPEMFKYFVWWCTYKYEQSPYMGFDAVFVHLVEKYYVSGKVNWISDEQLNKIINRAYSMAPNLIGQKAAPLELEDSLSKPVSLYNIKAKYTVLVFWDPTCGHCKTEIPRLDSAYKSSWKNKGVKILGIKTEGTKEQWEQFIAEYKLDWIHAWDPQYKSNYRRLYDVYSTPVVYLLDENKKILAKRLAVEQLDDFIDHVDKASRGN
- a CDS encoding porin family protein; the protein is MRKKILLSIVALTFAGASMAQVRVGIKGGWNLANVTKDNNGSVDNKNSLSSYNIGVIADLPLSEVLSFQPGIFYTGKGSKLESGDKNSTFYSKSTTNPMYIEIPLNFLGKIPIGNNARLFAGVGPYAAFGVAGKNKYEYIAAGINVNGEDNIKWDDDTPFNDDDPNQGWDKFKRFDYGANFLAGVEVGDNFLVSAQYGLGLAKIRSGSDNGSDDKYKNRVFSVSIGYMFGRAPR